Sequence from the Blochmannia endosymbiont of Colobopsis nipponica genome:
GATATTCAAAGTGATTATTATCGTACTGTTATAAGGAAGAAGAATATTCCGTTACTTTTAGTTTGTGACAATGATAAGATTTCTTTTAATTTAGCAAGGTATTTGAATAAAAGGATTGGTTTAAAGAATGTATATGTTCTTCAAAATGGAATTTCTCGGTGGTTACATGAACAATTGCCTTTGGTTAAAGGTGAATAATTACGTTGAGTGATTTAAATTAATTAAATAAGTTTAAAGCTATGGTAGACATTGAAATATATACTAAAGAGTTTTGTCCTTTTTGCAATAGGGCTAAAGAGTTTTTAATTAGTCAAGGTTTAGAATTTAAAGAAATTTTTATTGATAATGATGAGATATATGCCAGTATGTTTAATCGTTGTGGTAGGAAGACTGTTCCTCAGATTTTTTTTAATAAAAAACATATAGGTGGATGGGATGATTTGTATGAATTATTCACTTTAAATAAATTGGAACCTTATTTAAAATGAATGATATTTTAATCTAGTTGTGAAATTATTTTTTTGTTTTAAATAATTTATACATAAGGAAGGTTTGATGTCAGAGGATGAGCCTGAAATAATTTTTGATATTCAGAGAATATATGTAAAAGATATATCTTTTGAGGTTCCTGTTGCTCCTAAGATTTTTCAGGAAAAATGGAAACCAAAAATTAAATTAGACTTAAATATTTTTTCTAATCATTTGTTTAAAAATGAATATGAGGTAGTCTTACATGTTACCGTTAGCGCTATGATTAACAGCAAGGTTGCTTTTTTATGTGAAGTGAAGCAAGCTGGTATTTTTCTTATTTCAGGTTTATCTAAGTCTAAATTAGAACATTGTCTTGGTTCTTACTGTCCAGATATTTTATTTCCTTATGCTCGTGAATGCATTAGCAGTCAATGTATTAGGGGTAGTTTTCCACAATTTCATTTGGCTCCAGTAAATTTTGAGGCTTTGTTTATTAATTATTTACAAAAAAAGACAGTAAAATAATAAATGTTTTTAGGATTATTTTATGATATCCTCTATTTCTTCAGTTGTTATCATTGGTGCAGGAGCATATGGTACTGCTTTAGGTATTATGTTAGCTAAGAATGGTCATAAAGTTTTTTTATGGGGGCATAATCCTATTCGTATGCGTGCATTAAAAATTAATCGTTTTCATCATCATTTTGTACCTGATTTGAAATTTCCTAAATTATTATTTGTTGAAGATTCATTGCAAGTGGCTTTATCTGTTGCACGAGACATTATTATTGCAGTACCTAGTAATGTTTTTAATAGTGTTTTAATAAAATTAAAACCGCATTTGCGATTTGATTCTCGAATTATTTTGGCAACTAAGGGACTAGAATCAAAAACAGGTCGGTTTTTGCAGGATGTTACAAGGGAGATATTAGGTCAAGAAATTCCTTTAGCGATAATTTCAGGACCTACTTTTGCTAAGGAAATAGCAATGGGATTGCCGACTGCTATAGTTGTAGTTTCTAATAATTCTCTTTTTATAAAAGATTTGGAAAATTTACTAAAATGTAACAACCATTTTATGGTTTTTATTCATTCTGATTTTGTCGGCATTCAGCTTACTGGTGTTGTGAAAAATATTGTTGCTATTGCTTCTGGTATTTCTGATGGGGTGGGATTTGGGGCTAATGCTCGCATTGCTTTGATTACTTGTGGTTTTGCTGAAATGCTTAGTCTTGGATTAGCTATGGGAGGCAAATTGAGTCTTTTTACTGGTATGGCGGGTCTTGGAGACTTAGTTTTAACTTGTACAGATAATCAATCTCGTAATCGTAGATTTGGTATTTTGTTGGGTCAAGGAGTAGGAGTATCTAATGCTATAAAAAAGGTTGGTCAAGTTGTTGAGGGTTTTAATAATACTAAGGAAGTGCGTATTTTGTCACATCAATATAATGTAGTTATGCCTATTGTTGAACAAATATATCAAATTCTTTATCATGACAAGGATGTACGTGAGGCTGCTTTTTGTCTTATGAAGTTAAGTGTGTAGATAGCATTTTGCTACGAAAGATTTAAATTTATTTTAGATTGAGTGGTCAAATGGAATTAAGGTAATGTGAATGTCTATAGAAATATTAGATTTTGTTTGGGAGAAAATTAAAGATGAGGCGCAATTGTTAGTTAAGAGTGAACCTTTCTTAGCAAAATTTTTAGATAATTCTTTATTACAACATGACCATTTAGGAGGCGCCTTGAGTTACATTCTTTCTAAGAAATTAGGCGATTCTGTTATTCCTGCTATTTCTGTTCGTGAGATTATAGAAGAGGCTTATATTTTGAATCCAAAAATAGTTTGTTATGCTGCAAGAGATATTTCTGTTATTCTGCAGCGTGATCCGGTTGTGAATTTATATTCTACTCCATTTTTATATTTTAAGGGTTTTCATGCTTTACAAGCTTATCGTATTAGTCATTGGTTATGGTATCAAAATCGTTGTGCTTTAGCTATTTATTTTCAAAATAAAATTTCTGTTTCTTTTGGAGTAGATATTCATCCTGCTGCCCGTATTGGGTGTGGTATTATGTTAGATCATGCTACAGGTATTGTAATTGGAGAAACGGCTGTCGTAGATGATAACGTATCTATATTACAATCTGTTACTTTAGGAGGAACTGGTAAAGAAAAAGTTGGTTTTGATCGTCATCCTAAAATAGAAAAAGAAGTAATGATTGGTGCAGGAGCTATTCTACTCGGGAATATTAAAATAGGATATGGTGCTAAAATTGGAGCTGGTTCTGTGGTATTGCATTCGGTACCGTCACGAGTTACAGTTGCTGGTGTTGTAGCTAAAATAGTAAGTGGTTTTGATGATATTAAATAATTGATGAAGATTTATTTTATTTATATGTTTTGTTTTTAGATTTTAATTTTTTAAAATACTGAATTTTGTTTACTTATGAAGTATTATTTTATTGTTAAGATTTATGACGGGTGTGTATTTTATAATTTTTTGATTTTGTGAATTAGTTTTGTTTTGGTAAATTGTGTGTGTAATTGATTTATATGCTGCATATATAAGTGTTATTTATAATGTTTAAATTAATTATTGTTTTGAATTATTTAGTATTTTATGATCAGTGTAACTGAAGATTTATTATATTTAATTTTGGTATAAATTTATTTATTGATTATTTTATAGAATATAGTATTTAAATTATTATTAATTATAAATGTATTTAGATGATATTTTCAATTTGTTTTATTTATATATAAACATGAGATGATAATAAAATAATTATGGTATTAAAAATCTCAATATTTAAATTTTACATTTTAAATAGAATCAGTGTTATTGTTAAATAATGTTCTAATGCTTGAGGTAATAATGATAAAAAGAGTTGGTGTTTTAACAAGCGGAGGTGATTCGCCTGGTATGAATGCTGCTATTAGAGGTGTTGTACGGACAGGCATTTCTGAGGGTTTAGAAATTTATGGAATAAATGATGGTTATTTAGGCTTATTTCAAAATAGATTGATAAAGTTAAATCGTTGTAGCGTTTCTGATGTAATAAATCGTGGTGGTACTTTTTTGGGTTCCGCACGTTTCCCGGAATTTAGTGAAAATTATATTATTTCTATTGTTATTGATAATATGAATAGACATAATATTCATGCTTTAGTTGTAATTGGTGGTGATGGTTCTTATATGGGGGCTAAAAAATTAACTGAAATAGGATTTCCTTGTATATGTTTACCAGGAACTATAGATAATGATGTTGCAGGTACTGATTATGCTATTGGATATTTTACAGCATTAGAAACCATTGTTGAAGCTATTGATCGTCTTAGAGACACCTCTTCCTCTCATCAGAGGATTTCTATTGTTGAGGTGATGGGGCGTTGTTGTGGTGATTTAACTATGGCTGCTGCTATAGCTGGTGGTTGTGAGTTTGTTGTTTTGCCTGAAGTGGAATTTAAACCTAAAGATTTAGTATGTGAAATTAAAACTGGTATTTCTAAAGGTAAAAAACATGCGATAGTTGTTATTACTGAACGTATATGTAATATTTTCGATTTAGCCAAATATATTGAAAAAAAAACTGGAAAAGAAACACGTGCTACTGTTTTGGGTCATATTCAACGTGGTGGTAGTCCTGTCGCTTATGATCGTATTTTGGCATCTCGCATGGGGGCTTATTCTATTGAGTTATTGTTACAAGGATATAGTGGAAGATGTATTGGAGTACAAAATGATAGATTAGTACATCATGATATAATTGATGCAATTGATAATATGAAACGTCCACTTCAAAAAGGAATGTTAGAAATGGCAAAAAAATTGTTTTAACTATCCTAATTAAATTTTGTATTTGGAGTATTATTCTAGTTATGGTCAAATTTTAACATATTACTAATTTTTCGAAAATTTTATTTTGTTTGCGATTTTAATTATTTTTGAAAATGTAATTGAATTTAAAGAAGCATTTCCAACTAGTAGTCCATCAATATCTGGTTGATTAAGTAGGTTGTGGGCATTGTCTATATTTACAGAACCTCCATATAGGAGGTGTGTTTTTTCTGCTATATTTTTATCATAGTCAGCTATATAATTTCGAATGGATTTATGAATTTTTTGTACATAACATGGATTAGCTGATGTTCCTGATCCAATGGCCCAAGCTGGTTCATAAGCTATTATTGAATTTTTCAGTGTTTTTATGCTTAAGGTGTTTATTATAATTTCAAGTTGTTGAATACATATGTTTTTTGTTTGATTTTTTATGTTTTCTTCTTTATTTTCACCTATGCATAAGATAGGAGTAAGTTTGAATTTTTTAGAAATAACAATTTTTTTAATAATATCTGTGATATTTTCTTTATGATATATTCGTCTTTCAGAATGTCCTATTATTATAAAGGACACACCTATATCTTTCAACATTTCTGCAGAAATTTCTCCTGTGAAAGCTCCTGATAAATGTATATCGATATTTTGTGCAGCTAGTTTGATATTGCTGTTTTTCAAATGTTGTTTGGCGGTATCTAAATATATCGTGGGCGGTGCAATAACAATGTTGCATTGATAATCATAGCTTAAATCGCTGCATAATTCTTGAATGAAATTAATTAGCATAATTTTATTACCATTTAATTTCCAATTACTTATTATAAATGGGTGACGCATTTTTATTTCTCCGTTTTGTTGTATTTATAAAATACTTGAATTTACATTATATAAATGTCAATATCATGTTCAGTTTTATGTTTGTATAGTAATTGTGTTTATTCATCTTTATTTTATTTCAGATTGTAAGCAGTATATGTGTATTTGATTGTTTGCATTACTATATTAGTTTATTTTA
This genomic interval carries:
- the grxC gene encoding glutaredoxin 3, which encodes MVDIEIYTKEFCPFCNRAKEFLISQGLEFKEIFIDNDEIYASMFNRCGRKTVPQIFFNKKHIGGWDDLYELFTLNKLEPYLK
- the secB gene encoding protein-export chaperone SecB; the encoded protein is MMSEDEPEIIFDIQRIYVKDISFEVPVAPKIFQEKWKPKIKLDLNIFSNHLFKNEYEVVLHVTVSAMINSKVAFLCEVKQAGIFLISGLSKSKLEHCLGSYCPDILFPYARECISSQCIRGSFPQFHLAPVNFEALFINYLQKKTVK
- the gpsA gene encoding NAD(P)H-dependent glycerol-3-phosphate dehydrogenase, translating into MISSISSVVIIGAGAYGTALGIMLAKNGHKVFLWGHNPIRMRALKINRFHHHFVPDLKFPKLLFVEDSLQVALSVARDIIIAVPSNVFNSVLIKLKPHLRFDSRIILATKGLESKTGRFLQDVTREILGQEIPLAIISGPTFAKEIAMGLPTAIVVVSNNSLFIKDLENLLKCNNHFMVFIHSDFVGIQLTGVVKNIVAIASGISDGVGFGANARIALITCGFAEMLSLGLAMGGKLSLFTGMAGLGDLVLTCTDNQSRNRRFGILLGQGVGVSNAIKKVGQVVEGFNNTKEVRILSHQYNVVMPIVEQIYQILYHDKDVREAAFCLMKLSV
- the pfkA gene encoding 6-phosphofructokinase → MIKRVGVLTSGGDSPGMNAAIRGVVRTGISEGLEIYGINDGYLGLFQNRLIKLNRCSVSDVINRGGTFLGSARFPEFSENYIISIVIDNMNRHNIHALVVIGGDGSYMGAKKLTEIGFPCICLPGTIDNDVAGTDYAIGYFTALETIVEAIDRLRDTSSSHQRISIVEVMGRCCGDLTMAAAIAGGCEFVVLPEVEFKPKDLVCEIKTGISKGKKHAIVVITERICNIFDLAKYIEKKTGKETRATVLGHIQRGGSPVAYDRILASRMGAYSIELLLQGYSGRCIGVQNDRLVHHDIIDAIDNMKRPLQKGMLEMAKKLF
- the tpiA gene encoding triose-phosphate isomerase; the protein is MRHPFIISNWKLNGNKIMLINFIQELCSDLSYDYQCNIVIAPPTIYLDTAKQHLKNSNIKLAAQNIDIHLSGAFTGEISAEMLKDIGVSFIIIGHSERRIYHKENITDIIKKIVISKKFKLTPILCIGENKEENIKNQTKNICIQQLEIIINTLSIKTLKNSIIAYEPAWAIGSGTSANPCYVQKIHKSIRNYIADYDKNIAEKTHLLYGGSVNIDNAHNLLNQPDIDGLLVGNASLNSITFSKIIKIANKIKFSKN